The genomic DNA TTGATGAGGATGAAGATGAACAGCAGCGTCACCGGGAGAGCGGTCGCGAAGACCCCCACCCCCCAGTCGATCTTGCCCATGAGAAACGTATAGCGGTAGGCCAGGGTCGCCAGCACGTGGGTGGAGTCTCCGGGCGCCCCGCCCGTCAGGAGCCACACGTTGGTGAAGTCCCCCAGCGTGAAGACCATGGAGAGGAGGGAGCAGATCAGGTAGATGCCCTTGAGCATCGGGAACGTGATGAAGCGGAAGTTCTGGAACGGCCCGGCGCCATCGATGGCGGCCGCTTCGTAGAGCTCCCGGGGGATCCCCCGGCGGGCCGCCAGGAAGATCACGGTCCAGAAGGGCAGGTACTTCCAGATGTGGAAGGTGATGAGCGCCCCGATGGCCATCCAGCGCGAGGCGAGCCAGTGGACGGTCCCGACGCCGATGTCCTCCATGATGAGGTTCATGATTCCCCACTGGGACGAGAGCATCCAGCGGATGGAGAGGATGCCGGGCAGGACCGGAATCGCCCAGGGGAGGAGGAAGATCGCCGACAGAAAGCGCACGCTCCGGCTGTCGGACTGGAGAATGCCCGACAGGAGCAAGGCCAGGATGAGCTTCACGTTGACGGCCACGCCGACGTAGGTCAGCGTGTTGACGATGGTCTGGACGTAGATGGGGTCGGCGAACAGGACCTCGTAGGTGTACCGGTCGAGGGCCTGGGTGACCTCGAAATAGAGCGGGTAGACGACGAAGGCGATGAAGAGGAAGATCAGCGGCAGACAGAAGAGGAGGCCCTGGAGGTTCCGGGCTCGCGGCGCGAATACCGCGGCCGATCGCGCGACGAGCCCGTTGATCCCCCGGGGGCGCGCTACTGCATTCGCCATTTCTACCTGAGCCGCGCGGGTAACGCGCTCTCCGCGCGCCGACTCTCCGCGCCCACCAGTCCGGACCGCTCCGAGCGCGGGCTTCGCCCGCGCAACCCTCCCGGGGGGAGGTCTCGGGGGGGGGCGCTGCCCCCCTCCGAATGGTCTAACGCCACTGCGTGAAGATCGTCTTCATCCGGCCGATGGCCTCGTCGGCGGCCTTGTCGGCCGCCCACTTGTCCACGTTCGTCCGGGCCATGGCCTTGCCCCAGATGTTCTCGGCGTAGACCTGGGAGTTCGCGGGGCTCTTCCAGTGGTCGAAGACCTTGACGTTCCGCTCCAGGTAGAGCTTGGTGGCCAGGGGGATGTGGTAGTCGACCGGACCGCCCTTGCCCACCTGCCCCTTCGCGAAGAAGGGGTCCTTGGCCACGTCGTTGAACGCCGGGAACCAGCGCCCGTTGGCCCCCTTGATGTACTGGGCGAAGCGATTCGGCTCCAGGACGAACCGGATGAACTCCTTGCCGAGGTCGGGGGCCTTGGCGTCCTTGGGGACGAGGATGGTCTTGACGGCCACCATGTACGACGCCTTGCCCCCGCCCGGGTTGTCCGGCCACTCCACGGTCGCCATCTTGAAGAAGTAGTTGTCGGGGGCGTTGAAGAAGTGGTGAGCGGGGATCGACAGCGAGGGGTTCGGGGTCATGACGATCGACTTCGAGTGGAAGTTCGCGTTGTTGTCCCCGTC from Candidatus Methylomirabilota bacterium includes the following:
- a CDS encoding sugar ABC transporter permease, producing MANAVARPRGINGLVARSAAVFAPRARNLQGLLFCLPLIFLFIAFVVYPLYFEVTQALDRYTYEVLFADPIYVQTIVNTLTYVGVAVNVKLILALLLSGILQSDSRSVRFLSAIFLLPWAIPVLPGILSIRWMLSSQWGIMNLIMEDIGVGTVHWLASRWMAIGALITFHIWKYLPFWTVIFLAARRGIPRELYEAAAIDGAGPFQNFRFITFPMLKGIYLICSLLSMVFTLGDFTNVWLLTGGAPGDSTHVLATLAYRYTFLMGKIDWGVGVFATALPVTLLFIFILIKKIK